Proteins encoded together in one Petrotoga sp. 9PWA.NaAc.5.4 window:
- the argH gene encoding argininosuccinate lyase: protein MKLWGGRFKDGLDETMEKFNSSIYFDIRLLPYDIQASIAHAAGLKKAGVLTEKEFNIIKTGLEEINNQGNIENIDYTVEDVHTLVEKLLIEKIGEIAKKLHTGRSRNDQVATDERLYLREQILSIIKLIDELINVLEECANKSKNIIMPGYTHLQRAQPITFSHHILAYVEMLKRDKSRLNDLKKRVNIMPLGSGAMAGTTFDIDRKYVASLLNFDDISYNSIDAVSDRDFIVEFLSVSSIIMMHLSRFCEEIVLWSTKEFNFVEIDEKYSTGSSIMPQKKNPDSAELIRGKTGRVYGSLISLLTVMKGLPLAYNKDMQEDKEPLFDTIDTLKNSLKVFKGMIETLHIKGENIQQAAKYGYMNATDLADYLVRKGLTFRDAHEVVGKIVSYAIEKNVPIEQLSIQEFKSFSNLIDDDIYEAIDLKNILKSRKTIGSAKWEGEV, encoded by the coding sequence ATGAAACTTTGGGGAGGAAGATTCAAAGATGGTTTAGATGAAACAATGGAAAAATTTAATTCTTCTATTTATTTTGACATAAGACTTTTACCTTATGATATACAAGCTTCAATCGCTCATGCTGCAGGTTTAAAAAAGGCTGGCGTTTTGACCGAGAAAGAATTTAATATCATAAAAACAGGTTTGGAAGAAATCAATAATCAAGGAAACATTGAAAATATTGATTATACTGTAGAAGATGTGCATACTCTTGTAGAGAAGTTATTAATCGAAAAAATAGGAGAAATTGCAAAAAAATTACATACAGGAAGAAGTAGAAACGATCAAGTTGCTACAGATGAGAGACTTTATTTACGTGAGCAAATTTTATCTATCATAAAGTTAATTGATGAATTGATAAATGTTCTTGAAGAATGTGCAAATAAATCAAAAAACATAATAATGCCTGGTTACACGCATCTTCAAAGGGCTCAACCAATTACTTTTTCACATCATATTTTAGCATATGTTGAAATGTTAAAAAGAGATAAATCTCGATTAAATGATCTAAAAAAGAGAGTTAACATTATGCCTTTAGGATCTGGAGCTATGGCAGGTACTACATTTGATATAGATAGAAAATATGTTGCATCCTTGCTAAACTTTGATGATATTTCTTATAACAGTATAGATGCTGTTAGCGATAGAGATTTTATAGTTGAGTTTCTAAGTGTTTCTTCGATTATAATGATGCATCTAAGTAGATTTTGTGAAGAAATAGTTCTATGGTCTACAAAAGAATTTAATTTTGTAGAAATTGATGAGAAATATTCTACAGGTAGCAGTATTATGCCTCAAAAGAAAAATCCTGATTCTGCAGAACTAATAAGAGGAAAAACAGGAAGGGTTTATGGGAGTTTGATTTCTCTTCTTACAGTTATGAAAGGATTGCCTCTTGCTTATAATAAAGATATGCAAGAAGATAAGGAACCACTTTTTGATACAATAGACACTCTAAAAAATTCTCTAAAGGTTTTTAAAGGAATGATTGAAACTTTGCATATAAAAGGTGAAAACATTCAGCAAGCTGCTAAATATGGTTATATGAATGCTACTGATTTAGCTGACTATTTAGTAAGAAAAGGTTTAACATTTCGAGATGCTCATGAAGTAGTAGGAAAAATTGTTTCTTATGCTATTGAAAAAAATGTTCCTATTGAGCAATTAAGTATCCAAGAATTTAAAAGTTTCTCAAATTTGATCGATGACGACATATATGAAGCTATAGATTTAAAGAACATACTAAAAAGTAGAAAAACGATAGGTTCTGCAAAATGGGAGGGAGAAGTATGA
- a CDS encoding argininosuccinate synthase encodes MEKEKVVLAYSGGLDTSVIIPWLKENYNFEIIAACIDVGQGKEIESIKEKALLSGASKAYVENVKEEFVKDYIFPTLKAGAVYEGKYLLGTSFARPLIAKKLVEIAHKEDAKFIAHGCTGKGNDQVRFEVSIKALDPTIQIIAPWRIWNIKSREEEIKYAIEKGIPVNVTKEKIYSVDRNLWHVSHEGGDLENPLNEPKIDLFDIITPPEKAPDVPEYITIEFKSGIPVKINGEFLNPVELIEKANEIAAKNGIGIIDMIENRLVGMKSRGVYETPGGTILYYAHKELETLVLDKDTMRFKELISQKYADLVYNGLWFSQLKEALDAFVDETQKVVTGIVKLKLYKGNIITAGLQSPYSLYNEDLATFGEDKIYDQKDAEGFINLFGLPLKVRAHQVNKLKMEANQCEVKIEL; translated from the coding sequence ATGGAAAAAGAAAAAGTTGTGTTGGCATATTCGGGAGGTTTAGATACGTCTGTTATTATTCCTTGGTTAAAAGAAAACTATAATTTTGAAATTATTGCTGCTTGCATTGATGTTGGTCAAGGTAAAGAAATTGAAAGTATTAAGGAAAAAGCACTTTTAAGTGGTGCGAGCAAGGCCTATGTAGAAAATGTTAAAGAGGAATTTGTTAAAGACTATATTTTCCCTACTTTAAAAGCAGGAGCCGTATATGAAGGGAAGTATCTTTTAGGTACCTCTTTTGCACGTCCACTTATAGCAAAGAAATTGGTTGAAATAGCTCATAAAGAGGATGCAAAATTTATTGCACATGGGTGTACAGGAAAAGGCAACGATCAAGTAAGATTTGAAGTTTCCATAAAAGCGCTTGATCCAACTATACAAATAATTGCTCCATGGAGAATTTGGAACATAAAATCACGAGAAGAAGAAATAAAATATGCTATTGAAAAAGGAATACCGGTTAATGTCACTAAAGAGAAAATATATAGTGTTGACAGAAACTTATGGCATGTGAGTCATGAGGGTGGAGATCTTGAAAATCCTTTGAATGAGCCAAAAATAGATTTGTTCGATATTATAACTCCTCCCGAAAAAGCTCCTGATGTCCCTGAATATATAACTATTGAATTTAAATCCGGAATTCCTGTTAAAATAAATGGTGAATTTTTAAATCCTGTTGAATTGATAGAAAAAGCAAATGAAATAGCGGCAAAAAATGGAATAGGAATAATTGATATGATAGAAAATAGATTAGTAGGAATGAAATCAAGAGGTGTATACGAAACTCCAGGAGGAACAATATTGTATTATGCTCATAAGGAGTTAGAAACATTAGTATTGGATAAAGATACCATGAGATTTAAAGAACTTATTTCTCAGAAATATGCGGATCTTGTATATAATGGCCTTTGGTTTTCTCAGTTGAAAGAAGCGTTAGATGCTTTTGTAGATGAAACACAGAAAGTAGTTACGGGTATTGTTAAGTTAAAACTTTACAAAGGAAATATAATAACAGCAGGTTTGCAATCACCTTATTCTTTGTATAATGAGGATTTAGCAACTTTTGGAGAAGATAAAATATATGATCAAAAAGATGCGGAAGGATTCATAAATTTATTTGGATTACCTCTAAAAGTTAGAGCTCATCAAGTAAATAAATTAAAAATGGAAGCTAACCAATGTGAAGTTAAAATAGAACTTTAA
- the carB gene encoding carbamoyl-phosphate synthase large subunit: MPKNNDIKRVLVIGSGPITIGQAAEFDYSGTQACKSLKEEGCKVILVNNNPATIMTDIEIADKVYVENPELDVIEKIISKERPDGILGTLGGQTGLNLTIKLKESGILDRYNVKVLGTSVESIKTAESRELFKKKMLEIKEPVAESITVNNVKEALNFVNNVGFPLIIRPAFTLGGTGGGFAYNEKELVDFVESGLSKSMTKEVLIEKSLYGWKEIEFEVIRDKSDNCIIVCDMENIDPVGIHTGDSIVVAPCQTLKKSEIQLLKNSAIKIVKALKIEGGSNIQFALHPYSGEYYVIEVNPRLSRSSALASKASGYPIARIVSKIALGYNLNEIKNPVNEETTAFYEPSLNYTVTKIPRWPFDKFINADKEIGTQMKSTGEVMAIASSFEESLLKAVRSLEIKKYGLRDEKVHQEDDNKLIENLKKPTDKRLFYIAEALRREMSIEKIYEWTFIDPWFLKKIKSIVEMEKKIKGSILDEDVLIKAKKMGFTDKEIAELKGLNEQEVLSLRKTYKIFPSYKFVNTHPQHPKTSAEYLYSTYYDKDDEVNVHNMKKVVVIGSGPIRIGQGVEFDYCTVKALWALKESGIKSIIINNNPETVSTDFDTGDRLYFEPLTLEDVLNILEKENPIGVMVMFGGQTALNLTEALEKNGIKILGTQYENIDLSEDRKKFSMLLKQLGIKQPQCGYATSYEEAIEIAKDIGFPLLVRPSYVIGGQSIEKVRNFEELFSYVNQALKLSSNRPILIDQYIDGKEVEIDAVSDGENILIPGIMEHVEKAGIHSGDSFAIFPARNLTKEEKDKIVEYSTKISKALHVKGLINIQFIVKDGEVYVLEVNPRASRTVPIISKVTRIPLVKIAVDIALNKTLDEMGYNEVILEDITYTVVKAPIFSLEKLSNVEVALEAEMKSTGETIGIDLNYYNAAYKALKSAGLNLPTKGKILISLSKESFKESYSVIKYYETNGYELYGTIGTVEYFKMLGIEIEPLNFEKAIDLIKEKFFDVVINIPTKGKEIKNYGFKLRSTCVKYGVTLFTSLETSKFALEASKNLNIEDSSILSLNEYLKILENRKKNSIKVTKATN; the protein is encoded by the coding sequence ATGCCAAAAAATAATGATATAAAAAGGGTGTTAGTAATTGGTTCGGGACCTATCACCATAGGTCAAGCTGCAGAATTTGATTACTCAGGTACACAAGCATGTAAATCATTGAAAGAAGAAGGATGTAAAGTTATTCTTGTAAACAATAATCCCGCTACAATTATGACTGATATTGAAATAGCTGATAAAGTATATGTAGAGAATCCAGAATTAGATGTTATTGAAAAAATCATTTCGAAAGAAAGACCTGATGGAATTCTTGGGACATTGGGAGGACAAACAGGACTAAATCTTACTATAAAGCTTAAAGAAAGCGGAATTCTTGATAGATACAACGTTAAAGTGTTAGGAACTTCTGTAGAGTCTATAAAGACAGCAGAAAGTAGAGAATTATTTAAAAAGAAGATGTTGGAAATAAAAGAACCTGTAGCTGAAAGTATTACAGTAAATAACGTGAAAGAAGCTTTGAATTTTGTAAACAATGTAGGATTCCCTTTAATTATTCGTCCGGCTTTTACTTTAGGAGGTACTGGTGGAGGCTTTGCGTATAACGAAAAAGAATTGGTTGATTTTGTGGAATCAGGGTTAAGTAAAAGTATGACAAAAGAAGTACTGATAGAAAAATCTTTATATGGTTGGAAAGAAATTGAATTTGAGGTTATAAGAGATAAATCGGATAACTGTATAATTGTGTGTGATATGGAAAATATCGATCCTGTAGGTATTCATACTGGTGATAGTATTGTAGTTGCACCTTGTCAAACATTGAAAAAGTCGGAAATCCAACTGTTAAAAAATTCTGCTATTAAAATTGTAAAAGCCTTAAAAATTGAAGGAGGCAGTAATATACAATTTGCCTTACATCCTTATAGCGGTGAATACTATGTGATTGAGGTAAATCCAAGACTTAGCAGATCAAGCGCACTTGCTTCTAAAGCAAGCGGGTATCCGATAGCAAGAATTGTCTCGAAAATTGCTTTAGGATACAATTTAAATGAAATAAAAAATCCAGTAAACGAAGAAACAACAGCGTTTTATGAACCTTCACTTAATTATACAGTAACTAAAATACCAAGATGGCCGTTTGATAAATTCATAAATGCGGATAAAGAAATAGGGACACAAATGAAATCTACTGGAGAAGTAATGGCAATAGCTTCGAGCTTTGAAGAATCTTTACTAAAAGCGGTAAGATCTTTAGAAATCAAAAAATACGGATTAAGAGACGAGAAAGTTCATCAAGAAGATGATAATAAATTAATTGAAAATCTGAAAAAGCCAACAGATAAAAGATTGTTTTATATAGCTGAAGCTTTAAGAAGAGAAATGAGCATAGAAAAAATTTATGAATGGACTTTTATTGATCCATGGTTTTTAAAAAAGATAAAATCGATAGTTGAAATGGAAAAAAAGATAAAAGGCTCTATCTTAGATGAAGATGTATTGATTAAAGCAAAAAAAATGGGTTTTACCGACAAAGAAATTGCAGAATTGAAAGGTTTAAATGAACAAGAAGTATTGTCTCTTCGAAAAACATACAAAATATTTCCATCTTATAAGTTTGTTAATACTCACCCACAACATCCCAAGACTTCTGCGGAATATTTGTATTCTACCTATTATGATAAAGATGACGAAGTAAATGTTCATAATATGAAAAAAGTTGTAGTAATAGGATCTGGACCCATACGAATTGGACAAGGAGTAGAATTCGATTATTGTACAGTTAAAGCTTTATGGGCGTTGAAAGAAAGTGGAATAAAATCAATCATTATCAACAATAATCCGGAAACTGTGAGTACTGACTTTGATACGGGAGATAGACTTTACTTTGAACCTTTAACTTTAGAAGACGTTTTAAACATTCTCGAAAAAGAAAATCCTATAGGGGTTATGGTTATGTTTGGTGGTCAAACAGCTCTTAACTTAACTGAAGCTCTTGAGAAAAACGGAATAAAAATTTTAGGAACTCAATATGAAAATATAGATTTAAGTGAAGATAGAAAAAAATTTTCTATGTTATTAAAACAATTGGGAATCAAGCAGCCTCAGTGTGGCTATGCTACTTCTTATGAAGAAGCTATCGAAATAGCTAAAGACATAGGATTTCCACTTTTAGTAAGACCTTCTTATGTTATTGGGGGGCAGTCTATTGAAAAAGTAAGAAATTTTGAAGAACTATTTAGCTATGTAAATCAGGCTTTAAAGCTATCTTCAAATAGACCTATTTTGATAGATCAATACATAGATGGGAAAGAAGTAGAAATAGATGCTGTTTCTGATGGTGAAAATATACTAATTCCAGGAATTATGGAACATGTAGAAAAGGCTGGTATTCATTCTGGAGATAGTTTCGCCATATTTCCTGCAAGAAACTTGACAAAAGAAGAAAAAGACAAAATAGTTGAATATTCAACAAAGATTTCAAAAGCTTTGCATGTCAAAGGTCTTATAAATATCCAATTTATTGTTAAAGATGGAGAAGTTTATGTTTTAGAAGTTAATCCCAGAGCTTCAAGAACCGTTCCTATAATAAGTAAAGTTACAAGAATTCCTTTGGTTAAAATAGCTGTTGATATAGCTTTGAATAAAACCTTAGATGAAATGGGCTATAATGAAGTTATTTTAGAAGATATCACTTATACTGTAGTCAAAGCACCGATCTTTTCTTTGGAAAAGTTATCTAATGTAGAAGTAGCTTTGGAGGCTGAAATGAAATCAACAGGTGAAACTATTGGTATTGATTTAAACTATTATAATGCTGCTTACAAAGCATTGAAAAGTGCTGGATTAAATCTTCCAACAAAAGGAAAGATACTGATTTCTTTATCAAAAGAAAGTTTTAAAGAATCATATTCGGTAATAAAATATTATGAAACCAATGGATATGAATTGTATGGAACGATAGGTACGGTTGAGTATTTTAAAATGCTCGGTATAGAAATTGAACCTTTGAATTTTGAAAAAGCTATAGACTTGATAAAAGAAAAGTTCTTTGATGTTGTTATAAATATTCCTACTAAAGGTAAAGAAATCAAAAACTATGGATTCAAATTGAGAAGTACGTGTGTTAAATATGGTGTTACTTTATTTACTTCTTTAGAAACTTCAAAATTTGCTCTTGAAGCATCAAAAAATTTAAATATAGAAGATAGTAGTATCCTATCATTAAATGAATACCTCAAAATACTTGAGAACAGAAAGAAAAATTCTATTAAAGTAACTAAAGCAACTAATTAA
- the argJ gene encoding bifunctional glutamate N-acetyltransferase/amino-acid acetyltransferase ArgJ: MNLPIGYKMAGIHCGIKKSKKDLGVIYSVEKANAAAVFTTNKVKAAPVLLSMKNIENNEIQAIIVNSGNANACTGEKGYSDSLEMASKTALALDILPEDVFVCSTGVIGMPLDMEKIVSGITKISQILSTGSEKNDDLLNFANAIMTTDTFPKVYSKEVLIHGKKITIVGIAKGSGMIHPNMATMLSFILTDANIEKSALNKALKNSVNDSYNMISVDGDTSTNDTVVILANKKAANKEIFEDTEEFYIFCEALNEVNTALAKMIVKDGEGATKFLEVEVTGAKTVEDAKLISRTVIKSNLVKTAFFGEDANWGRIIAAAGYSGANFDPGNVYIYLENKVGKINVCQNGHFINFSEEKAKEILKEKEIKILINLREGKEKAVSWGCDMSYDYIKINGGYRS, encoded by the coding sequence ATAAACTTACCGATAGGTTACAAAATGGCAGGGATTCATTGTGGAATAAAAAAATCAAAAAAAGACCTTGGAGTTATTTATTCAGTAGAAAAGGCTAATGCAGCTGCGGTTTTTACAACTAATAAGGTTAAAGCTGCCCCAGTTCTTTTAAGCATGAAAAATATTGAAAACAACGAAATTCAAGCAATAATTGTTAATAGTGGAAATGCCAATGCATGTACAGGCGAAAAGGGATATTCTGACTCTTTAGAAATGGCTTCTAAGACAGCTTTGGCTTTAGACATATTACCTGAAGATGTGTTTGTATGTTCAACAGGTGTAATCGGTATGCCTTTAGATATGGAAAAAATTGTTTCAGGTATTACCAAAATTTCACAAATTTTATCTACAGGATCAGAAAAAAACGATGATTTATTGAATTTTGCAAATGCAATTATGACAACGGATACTTTTCCAAAAGTTTATTCTAAGGAAGTTTTAATTCATGGAAAGAAGATTACGATTGTTGGTATAGCAAAGGGTTCTGGAATGATACATCCTAATATGGCAACTATGTTATCTTTTATATTAACAGACGCTAATATTGAAAAGTCGGCTTTAAATAAAGCTTTAAAAAATTCAGTTAACGATTCCTACAATATGATAAGTGTAGATGGAGATACAAGCACTAACGATACTGTAGTAATTTTAGCTAACAAAAAGGCAGCAAATAAAGAAATTTTTGAAGATACAGAAGAATTTTATATTTTTTGTGAGGCTTTAAATGAAGTTAATACAGCTTTGGCCAAAATGATCGTAAAAGATGGTGAAGGAGCAACTAAGTTTTTGGAAGTAGAAGTTACAGGAGCTAAAACTGTAGAAGATGCCAAATTGATATCTAGGACTGTTATTAAATCAAATTTAGTTAAAACAGCTTTTTTTGGAGAAGATGCTAATTGGGGAAGAATAATTGCAGCAGCAGGTTATTCGGGTGCAAATTTTGACCCAGGCAATGTATATATTTATCTTGAAAATAAAGTTGGAAAAATAAATGTTTGCCAAAATGGACATTTCATTAATTTTAGTGAAGAAAAAGCAAAAGAAATATTGAAAGAAAAGGAAATAAAGATATTGATTAATTTAAGGGAAGGGAAAGAAAAAGCAGTAAGTTGGGGTTGTGATATGAGCTATGATTACATAAAAATAAACGGAGGATACAGATCATGA
- a CDS encoding acetylornithine transaminase, with protein MITYKEDKNHVMNTYSRYPIKLVKGNGCKVWDSEGNEYLDFVAGIAVNSLGHSHPEVVNAIKEQSEKLIHCSNLYWNENQIELANIICENSFGEKVFFANSGAEANEAAIKLARKYGTLKYGGKKYKIIAATNSFHGRTYGALTATGQFKYQKGFEPLVPGFKYVKYNDIDDLESAIDDETCAVMLEPIQGEGGINEGDKNYLQEVRKLCDEKDILLIFDEVQTGIGRTGKLFAYEHFGIVPNVMTLAKGLGSGFPIGAMIVDEKADVFVPGDHASTFGGNPLACAIGIKVMKIISDKSFLDQIKDKGDYLKKHLFYIKEKYSIMEEVRGKGLMIGCKLNMQEGGEIVKQAMKKGLLINIVNHNVLRFVPPLIVTKSEIDQALEILEDVFKNF; from the coding sequence ATGATAACTTATAAAGAAGATAAAAATCACGTAATGAATACATATTCAAGATATCCTATCAAGTTGGTAAAAGGTAATGGGTGTAAAGTTTGGGATAGTGAAGGTAATGAATATCTCGATTTTGTAGCAGGAATTGCTGTTAATTCCTTAGGGCATTCTCACCCTGAAGTAGTAAATGCGATAAAAGAACAATCAGAAAAACTTATACATTGTTCGAATTTATATTGGAATGAAAATCAGATAGAACTGGCAAATATTATCTGTGAAAATTCTTTTGGAGAAAAAGTATTTTTTGCTAATAGCGGTGCTGAAGCAAATGAAGCAGCGATAAAATTGGCAAGAAAATACGGAACTTTAAAATATGGTGGGAAAAAGTACAAAATAATAGCAGCAACAAATTCTTTTCATGGAAGAACTTACGGGGCTTTAACTGCTACAGGCCAGTTTAAATATCAAAAGGGGTTTGAACCTTTAGTACCAGGGTTTAAGTATGTTAAATATAACGATATTGATGATTTAGAATCTGCCATTGATGATGAAACTTGTGCGGTCATGTTAGAGCCAATACAAGGTGAAGGTGGAATAAATGAAGGAGATAAAAATTATTTACAAGAAGTTAGAAAGTTATGCGACGAAAAGGACATATTATTGATTTTTGATGAGGTTCAAACGGGAATTGGAAGAACAGGAAAACTTTTTGCTTATGAACATTTTGGTATAGTTCCAAATGTAATGACATTAGCTAAAGGTTTAGGAAGTGGTTTTCCAATTGGTGCAATGATTGTTGATGAAAAAGCAGATGTTTTTGTACCTGGAGATCACGCATCTACTTTTGGAGGAAATCCTCTTGCATGTGCCATAGGAATAAAAGTTATGAAAATAATTAGTGATAAATCTTTTTTAGATCAAATAAAAGATAAGGGGGATTATCTTAAGAAACATCTTTTTTATATTAAAGAAAAATATTCTATTATGGAAGAAGTTAGAGGGAAAGGTTTGATGATCGGATGTAAATTAAATATGCAAGAAGGTGGAGAAATAGTCAAACAAGCAATGAAAAAAGGATTGTTAATAAATATAGTAAACCACAATGTTTTAAGATTTGTTCCACCATTAATAGTTACAAAATCAGAAATTGACCAAGCTTTGGAAATATTAGAAGATGTCTTTAAAAATTTTTAA
- the argC gene encoding N-acetyl-gamma-glutamyl-phosphate reductase, with the protein MKIGILGATGYTGMEIIRILAKHPNAEVVYLTSKNFDSQIISDINPHLYGYSEVILENLDIKKAVSMCDVIFSTLPSGYSFEIANLIQGTQKKLIDLGSDFRFDDFEVYKKWYKVDNEINYELYNRVYGLTELYREEVQKAQIIGNPGCYPTSIILGLIPVLKNKLIDTKNIIIDSKSGISGAGHEPKFANLFSECNENVKPYNVNKHRHIPEIEQELSKYGSETHVIFTPQMVPMTRGILSTMYCQLTNEIDIKDIYDLYSEYYNNDYFIRILKPGLYPTTKSVYGSNFCHIGFELDKKSNMLIIMSVIDNLVKGASGQAVQNMNVMLGLSENKGLDLVPVFP; encoded by the coding sequence ATGAAAATTGGAATATTGGGGGCTACAGGTTATACAGGTATGGAAATCATTAGAATTCTTGCCAAACATCCTAACGCAGAAGTTGTATACTTGACATCCAAAAATTTTGATTCTCAAATAATTTCTGATATAAATCCGCATTTGTATGGTTATTCGGAAGTTATTTTAGAGAATTTAGATATAAAAAAAGCAGTTTCTATGTGTGACGTTATTTTTTCTACCTTACCTTCTGGATATAGTTTTGAAATTGCTAATTTAATTCAAGGTACTCAAAAAAAGTTAATTGATTTGGGAAGTGATTTTCGGTTTGACGATTTTGAAGTATACAAAAAATGGTATAAAGTTGATAATGAAATTAATTATGAACTATATAATAGAGTATATGGTTTAACAGAATTATATAGAGAAGAAGTACAAAAAGCTCAAATTATTGGAAATCCAGGTTGTTATCCTACAAGTATAATTTTAGGGTTAATTCCTGTTTTAAAGAATAAACTAATCGATACAAAAAATATCATTATCGATTCCAAGTCAGGAATATCTGGTGCAGGTCACGAACCAAAATTTGCTAACCTGTTTTCTGAATGTAATGAAAATGTAAAACCTTATAATGTTAACAAACATAGACATATTCCAGAAATTGAACAAGAACTTTCAAAGTATGGTTCAGAAACTCATGTAATATTTACACCACAGATGGTTCCAATGACAAGGGGTATTTTAAGTACTATGTATTGTCAGTTAACAAATGAGATAGATATAAAAGATATATATGATTTATATTCAGAATATTATAATAATGATTATTTTATAAGAATTTTAAAGCCGGGTTTATATCCTACAACTAAAAGTGTTTATGGCTCAAATTTTTGCCATATAGGTTTTGAATTGGATAAGAAGTCTAATATGTTAATAATTATGTCTGTTATAGATAATTTAGTGAAAGGAGCAAGTGGTCAAGCTGTTCAAAACATGAATGTAATGTTGGGGTTATCGGAAAACAAAGGATTGGATTTAGTTCCTGTTTTCCCTTAA
- the argB gene encoding acetylglutamate kinase, with protein sequence MIKEEKYLNEIEKAEVLVEALPYIKKFSGKIAVIKYGGNAMTDEESKRMVMQDIVLMKYVGLNPVIVHGGGPEINNMLKQLNIETKFVNGLRVTDEKVMEIVEMVLVGKINKEIISTINALGGKAVGISGKDANLILAKKDETYGDLGYVGDIVEINKEIVLTLIEKGYIPVIAPCAIGIDGKTYNVNADVAAGGIASALKAEKFILLTDVEGVLKDTHDKNSVIPRMSYEQAKEFLNSGYVSKGMIPKLKCCIKSIENGVKRAHIIDGRISHALLLEIFTDKGIGTMIAKECYDDDNL encoded by the coding sequence ATGATAAAAGAAGAAAAGTATCTAAATGAAATCGAAAAAGCAGAAGTTTTAGTTGAAGCATTGCCATATATTAAAAAGTTTTCTGGCAAGATTGCTGTAATCAAGTACGGTGGTAATGCTATGACAGATGAAGAAAGTAAAAGAATGGTTATGCAAGATATTGTTTTAATGAAGTATGTTGGGTTAAATCCTGTAATTGTGCATGGTGGAGGTCCTGAAATAAATAATATGTTGAAACAATTAAACATCGAAACAAAATTTGTAAATGGATTGAGAGTTACAGATGAAAAAGTTATGGAAATAGTGGAAATGGTGCTTGTAGGAAAAATAAACAAAGAAATAATTTCTACTATAAATGCTTTAGGAGGTAAAGCCGTAGGAATAAGTGGAAAAGATGCAAATTTAATATTGGCAAAAAAAGACGAAACTTATGGTGACTTAGGTTATGTTGGAGATATTGTTGAAATAAATAAAGAAATAGTTTTGACATTAATTGAAAAAGGTTATATTCCTGTAATTGCTCCATGTGCTATAGGAATAGACGGAAAAACATACAATGTAAATGCAGATGTTGCTGCTGGTGGAATAGCTTCAGCGTTAAAAGCTGAAAAATTCATACTTTTAACTGATGTAGAAGGTGTTTTAAAAGATACACACGATAAAAATAGCGTTATTCCAAGAATGAGCTATGAACAAGCCAAAGAATTTTTAAATTCAGGATATGTAAGCAAAGGTATGATCCCAAAGTTAAAATGCTGTATCAAGTCAATAGAAAACGGAGTTAAAAGAGCTCATATAATTGATGGAAGAATATCGCATGCGTTGCTTTTGGAGATTTTTACTGATAAAGGTATAGGAACTATGATTGCAAAGGAGTGTTATGATGATGATAACTTATAA